The sequence GACACGGTTAGCACGCATTGACATGGATGGTCACCCCAATTCCGTATCAGTAATAGTCGAGCGTCATCTCGGACATTTCCCATTCTGGATTAGACTCCAGAAATCGGATTGCCCGTCTGACTTCACGCTCAGCCGCATCTTTTGATGAGGCCACAGCAACGACCGCGATAGTCGTTCGCTGCCATAAATCTTGATGATCAATTTCCGCGATGGAGACGTTGTAGGCATTTTTCACCCGGTCTGTCATCCGTTTTAAAACGGACCGCTTGTCTTTTAAAGAGGCCGCCTCTGAGATGAAGAAACAACATTCCGCGTAAACGATCATACTCGTTTAATTTCTTCCATGATGTAAGCTTCGATAACATCACCTTCGTGAATATCATCGAATTTTTTAATGGTAATCCCACATTCATAGCCTTTTGCTACTTCTTTAGCATCATCTTTAAAGCGTTTCAACGTATCTAATTCACCTTCAAAGATGACGATGTTGTCGCGGATAACACGGACGCTTGAATCACGCGTAATTTTACCATCTGTTACATAGCTTCCCGCAATCGTACCGATTTTAGACACTTTAAATGTCTCACGTACTTCAACTTGACCGATAACTTTTTCCTCGTATTCAGGATCAAGCATACCTTTCATAGCCAGTTCGATTTCTTCAATCACTTTATAGATGACACGGTGTTGTCGAATATCAACGCCTTCTTCATCAGCCGCACGCTTCGCGTTTGTATCTGGACGAACGTTGAAACCAATAACAATCGCATTAGATGCAGAAGCAAGGGAGATATCAGATTCATTGATAGCACCTGCACCCGTATGGATGATTTTCACGTTAACGCCTTCAACTTCGATTTTCATCAATGAGGCTGCCATCGCTTCAACCGTGCCTTGTACGTCTGCTTTTACAATCAAATTCAATTCTTTCATTTCGCCTTGTTTCATTTGATCAAATAAGTTATCGAGTGTAACTCGTGTTTTCTCAACACGCTGCTCTTGCTGCGCTTCACTCGCTCTTGATTCACCAATTTGACGAGCTGTTTTCTCGTCTTCGAAGACTACAAAACGGTCACCCGCCTGCGGTACATCACTTAAACCAGTAATTTCAACTGGTGTCGATGGACCTGCCTCTTTAACACGACGACCTACATCATTAATCATTGCACGCACGCGTCCGAATGTGTTCCCAACAACGATTGGATCACCTACATGAAGTGTTCCATCTTGGACAAGCAATGTCGCAACTGAACCGCGACCACGGTCTAATTGTGCCTCGATAACCGTTCCACGCGCACGAATGTTAGGATCAGCTTTCAGTTCGCCAACTTCCGCAACAAGTAAAACCATTTCAAGCAATTGGTCAATTCCCTCACCATTTAGCGCCGAGATAGGTACGAAGATTGCGTCACCGCCCCATGCCTCTGCTACTAGTCCATGCTCAGTCAATTCTTGCATGACACGATCAGGATTTGCAGATGGTTTATCCATTTTATTGACCGCAACGATGATTGGAACTTCCGCTGCTTTTGCATGGTTAATCGCTTCAATCGTTTGTGGCATAACGCCATCGTCTGCAGCAACAACAAGAATGGTAAGGTCCGTTACCTTCGCACCGCGCGCACGCATTGTTGTGAATGCTGCGTGACCAGGTGTATCTAGGAACGTAATTTTCTTGCCTTTTTCTTGAATTTGGTAAGCACCGATATGCTGAGTGATTCCGCCTGCTTCGCCTTGTGTTACTTTTGTATTTCGAATCGAATCCAAAAGTGTTGTTTTCCCGTGGTCAACGTGACCCATGATTGTGACAACTGCCGGACGTTCGATTGGTTCAGATACTACTTCTTCAGATTCTTCGAAATAAATTTCAAGATCCGTTACATCCACACGAATTTCTTCTTCTACTTCCACTTCGTAATCAGCACAGATAAGTTCAATCGCATCCTTATCCAGTTCTTGGTTGATTGTTGCCATGACGCCCAACATGAACAATTTTTTGATGATTTCAGATGGTTCACGATGTAGCTTTTGACCAAGCTCGGCTACAGATAGTGATTCGTAGAAAGTAATTTTTTCCGGTAATGGCAATTCCACTTTTGGCTGTGGAGCTGGACGGTATCTTCTACGTCCTTGGTTAATACCACGTGCTGGTGGACGTCCACCGCGACCGCCGCCTCCGCCTGGACGACCCGGAGCACCGCCGCCTGCTGGACGGTTTTGTCCACCTTGCTGTGCTGGACGATTACCAGCGGGTGCTGCTCCTTGACCTGGGCGTTGCTGACCGCCTTGCGCTGGACGATTGCCAGCGGGTGCAGTTCCTTGACCAGGACGGTTTTGACCACCTTGAGCTGGACGACTGCCACCTTGTGCTCCTTGAGCTGGACGGTTTTGTCCACCCTGT comes from Sporosarcina sp. FSL K6-3457 and encodes:
- the infB gene encoding translation initiation factor IF-2; the protein is MTKIRVHEYAKKVNRSSKEVIDELGKINVTVANHMATIDKEAIAKLDNKFGGNKNNQQAPKVDAKNAGPKNTSTSARPASTSNAGQKTSQTGGNRPAQGGQNRPAQGAQGGNRPAQGGQNRPTQGTQGGNRPAQGGQNRPTQGTQGGNRPAQGGQNRPAQGAQGGSRPAQGGQNRPGQGTAPAGNRPAQGGQQRPGQGAAPAGNRPAQQGGQNRPAGGGAPGRPGGGGGRGGRPPARGINQGRRRYRPAPQPKVELPLPEKITFYESLSVAELGQKLHREPSEIIKKLFMLGVMATINQELDKDAIELICADYEVEVEEEIRVDVTDLEIYFEESEEVVSEPIERPAVVTIMGHVDHGKTTLLDSIRNTKVTQGEAGGITQHIGAYQIQEKGKKITFLDTPGHAAFTTMRARGAKVTDLTILVVAADDGVMPQTIEAINHAKAAEVPIIVAVNKMDKPSANPDRVMQELTEHGLVAEAWGGDAIFVPISALNGEGIDQLLEMVLLVAEVGELKADPNIRARGTVIEAQLDRGRGSVATLLVQDGTLHVGDPIVVGNTFGRVRAMINDVGRRVKEAGPSTPVEITGLSDVPQAGDRFVVFEDEKTARQIGESRASEAQQEQRVEKTRVTLDNLFDQMKQGEMKELNLIVKADVQGTVEAMAASLMKIEVEGVNVKIIHTGAGAINESDISLASASNAIVIGFNVRPDTNAKRAADEEGVDIRQHRVIYKVIEEIELAMKGMLDPEYEEKVIGQVEVRETFKVSKIGTIAGSYVTDGKITRDSSVRVIRDNIVIFEGELDTLKRFKDDAKEVAKGYECGITIKKFDDIHEGDVIEAYIMEEIKRV
- a CDS encoding DUF503 domain-containing protein codes for the protein MIVYAECCFFISEAASLKDKRSVLKRMTDRVKNAYNVSIAEIDHQDLWQRTTIAVVAVASSKDAAEREVRRAIRFLESNPEWEMSEMTLDYY